In Populus trichocarpa isolate Nisqually-1 chromosome 16, P.trichocarpa_v4.1, whole genome shotgun sequence, a genomic segment contains:
- the LOC112324489 gene encoding protein NODULATION SIGNALING PATHWAY 2, with translation MGQKLGSNNVLHIIDFDMGEGMQWSSMIMALGRKQKELQAQQYYGHIPHYSTLKLTAIKWKDEGSGHYVPSWRKFEETKRRLHDCANPFGLILEVEEVELQDLARKIKGKRKGGERREWLAFNCMWALSQMARKRSRRHVLDFVRTAKEILASIFVYSNTSNGGILTFGDGGAWELFKDCPAFGFFFDNCMEHYQALLESIEWKFPSCFIEARIAMC, from the coding sequence atgggtcaaaaattgggtagcaacaacgTTCTACACATAATAGACTTTGATATGGGAGAAGGGATGCAGTGGTCTTCAATGATCATGGCTCTTGGTCGAAAACAAAAGGAGCTACAAGCACAACAATACTATGGTCATATTCCACACTACTCGACCCTAAAACTCACAGCAATCAAGTGGAAAGACGAGGGTTCCGGTCATTATGTACCTTCATGGAGAAAGTTCGAGGAGACAAAAAGGAGGCTACATGATTGTGCAAACCCCTTTGGTTTAATATTGGAAGTGGAAGAGGTGGAGCTACAAGATTTAGCGAGGAAGATAAAGGGAAAGAGAAAAGGTGGAGAAAGGAGAGAATGGCTGGCCTTCAATTGTATGTGGGCTCTTTCCCAAATGGCGAGAAAGAGGAGTAGAAGGCATGTATTGGACTTTGTTAGGACGGCAAAGGAAATATTAGCCAGTATTTTTGTCTATAGCAATACTAGTAATGGAGGCATATTAACATTTGGTGATGGAGGAGCATGGGAATTATTCAAAGACTGCCCtgcttttggatttttctttgacAATTGTATGGAACATTATCAAGCCCTGTTGGAATCAATCGAATGGAAGTTCCCTAGTTGCTTTATAGAGGCGAGAATAGCTATGTGTTAG
- the LOC18106330 gene encoding LOW QUALITY PROTEIN: lectin-domain containing receptor kinase VI.3-like (The sequence of the model RefSeq protein was modified relative to this genomic sequence to represent the inferred CDS: deleted 1 base in 1 codon), giving the protein MASTICLFVLFLFFSMIVEAQSVYFIFNGFNESEKNLSIDGASIIKPNGLLRLTKNTRDAVGHAFYSKPIQMPDTSSNSSPNASSFSTTFVFQIVSPKGKGGYGLAFALAPSNQLPGAAAGHFLGLFNSSNDGNSSNHIFAVEFDTVNGFNDNSDSEGNHVGVNINSMRSESSMGASYKEDDNPNRLEDLMLESGKRIQAWIEYDGAAKLVSVTIAPMEQSRPIRPLISFPVDLSTIVKDNMYAGFSSSTGKKTSSHYILGWSFSTEGAAPPLDLSRLPDAPIFEDSSSSFQPSVITIIASLCGVTTILFAILFFHAVYRKWPQSEALEDWELDCPHRFRYQDLHTATKGFKKSEIIGAGGFGAVYKGRLPTNGNEVAVKRITPNSIQGLRGFTAEIESLGRLRHKNLVNLQGWCKRNNDLLLVYDYIPNGCLAGLLFSRGNNFVLSWEQRFNIVKDIAAGLLYLHEEWEQVVIHRDVKSSNVLIDAGMNGRLGDFGLARLYDHGTMSHTTNIVGTIGYIAPELARTGQASTSSDVYAYGILLLEVACGRKPVETSNFILTDFVIECHQKGRVLDAADPELNSAFVVKEMDVVLGLGLLCSHHKPKARPTMREVIRYLNWEDKLPVIDDLGSSDSPCRSSRYMGEVSIEMITSSIDCGR; this is encoded by the exons ATGGCCTCCAcgatttgtttgtttgtgttgttcttgttcttttctatgattgttgAGGCTCAAAGTGTATACTTCATCTTCAATGGATtcaatgaaagtgaaaaaaacctCTCAATTGATGGAGCTTCTATTATCAAGCCCAATGGTTTACTAAGGCTCACCAAAAACACAAGAGATGCTGTAGGGCATGCATTTTATTCCAAACCAATACAGATGCCTGACACCAGTTCAAATTCATCTCCAAATGCTTCATCTTTCAGCACAACCTTTGTCTTTCAGATAGTCTctccaaaaggaaaaggaggctACGGCCTTGCTTTCGCCTTAGCTCCCTCCAACCAGCTTCCCGGGGCTGCCGCGGGGCATTTCCTTGGTCTTTTCAACTCTTCAAATGATGGAAATAGCTCGAACCATATTTTTGCTGTTGAATTTGACACGGTTAATGGGTTCAACGATAATTCAGACTCTGAAGGAAATCATGTCGGAGTCAACATTAACAGCATGCGTTCGGAATCATCGATGGGAGCTTCCTATAAAGAGGATGACAACCCAAACCGGCTTGAAGATTTGATGTTGGAGAGTGGTAAACGTATTCAAGCCTGGATAGAATATGATGGTGCGGCTAAACTTGTTAGTGTAACAATAGCTCCCATGGAGCAAAGCAGACCGATTCGACCACTCATTTCTTTTCCCGTAGATCTAAGCACAATTGTTAAGGATAACATGTATGCTGGTTTCTCTTCCTCTACTGGTAAAAAGACAAGCTCTCATTACATACTGGGATGGAGTTTTTCCACTGAAGGAGCAGCCCCTCCGCTCGATCTTTCTCGACTTCCCGACGCACCAATATTTGAGGACAGTTCATCCTCTTTCCAACCCTCAGTGATTACTATTATCGCTTCTTTATGCGGTGTGACCACTATTCTGTTTGCAATACTG TTCTTTCATGCTGTGTACAGAAAGTGGCCTCAGTCTGAGGCTCTTGAAGACTGGGAATTGGATTGTCCACACAGGTTTCGCTATCAAGATCTACATACGGCAACCAAGGGTTTTAAAAAGAGTGAGATAATTGGGGCTGGTGGGTTTGGTGCGGTGTACAAAGGTAGATTGCCTACAAACGGAAATGAAGTTGCTGTTAAGAGGATCACTCCCAATTCAATCCAGGGTTTGAGAGGATTCACTGCGGAGATCGAGAGCCTGGGACGTTTACGGCACAAGAACTTGGTGAATCTCCAAGGATGGTGTAAGAGAAATAATGACCTCCTCCTGGTTTACGACTACATCCCAAATGGATGCCTTGCCGGTCTCCTTTTCAGTCGGGGAAACAACTTTGTACTGAGCTGGGAGCAAAGATTCAATATTGTTAAAGACATTGCAGCAGGGCTTTTGTATCTGCATGAGGAATGGGAGCAAGTGGTGATTCACAGAGATGTCAAGTCAAGCAATGTCCTGATAGACGCAGGAATGAACGGGCGGTTAGGAGACTTTGGTCTAGCCAGGCTGTATGATCATGGAACCATGTCGCACACCACAAATATTGTTGGCACGATAGGGTATATCGCACCTGAATTGGCACGGACCGGTCAGGCTTCTACCAGTTCCGATGTGTACGCGTACGGTATTTTGCTCCTTGAAGTGGCTTGTGGCAGAAAGCCCGTTGAAACGAGTAACTTCATCCTGACAGATTTCGTGATTGAATGCCATCAAAAGGGTAGAGTTCTTGATGCAGCTGATCCAGAGCTGAACTCTGCCTTCGTGGTCAAGGAAATGGACGTGGTGCTGGGGTTGGGTCTTCTGTGTTCTCATCACAAGCCTAAAGCCAGGCCAACCATGAGAGAAGTCATACGGTATCTCAACTGGGAAGACAAGCTCCCAGTGATTGATGATCTAGGTTCTTCTGATTCTCCATGTAGGAGCTCAAGATATATGGGAGAGGTTTCCATTGAAATGATCACAAGTTCCATAGATTGTGGCAGATAG
- the LOC7460392 gene encoding importin subunit beta-1, which translates to MAMEITQFLLAAQSPDANIRTQAEASLRQFQEQSLPLFLLSLSVELANNEKPLESRRLAGIVLKNSLDAKDSVRKEHLVQQWMAIEISMKAQIKDLLLRTLGSSASEARHTSAQVIAKVASIEIPRKQWPELIGSLLKNMTQQDSPAALKQATLETLGYVCEEISHQDLVQDEVNSVLTAVVQGMNLAEHSCEVRLAATKALYNALDFAQTNFENDMERNYIMKVVCETAISKEADIRQAAFECLVSIASTYYDVLEPYMQTLFQLTSNAVKGDEESVALQAIEFWSSICDEEIELQEYGTLEGGDSGSTHSRFIEKALPYLVPLLLDTLLKQEEDQDQDDSIWNISMSGGTCLGLVARTVGDSVVKLVMPFVEGNILKPDWHCREAATYAFGSILEGPSLETLGPLVSNGLDFLLNAMRDENNHVKDTTAWALSRIFEFLHCPASGFSVVSPENLERIVTVLLESINDAPNVAEKVCGAIYYLAQGYEDAGTNSSLLTQYIPRIISELLKTAERSDGSDSKIRTSAYETLNEVVRSSNIVETSQIILELLKSVLHKLGQTIDLQIVSSDDREKQGDLQASLCAVIQVIVQKLSSTDETKPSILQAADTIMFLFLRVFACRRSTVHEEAMLAIGALAHASGPEFEKYMPELYKYLEMGLQNFEEYEVCAITVGVIGDICRALEDKVLPYCDGIMNHLVRNLQSAELHRSVKPPIFACFGDVALGIGEQFSKYVEPTVAMMRSAAEVCAQMDNSDEELMDYGNQLKRSIFEAYSGILQGFKDSKPELMLPHAGHLFQFIEVVFREKYRDESVTKAAVAVMGDLADALGPNTKILFKDNAFCIQFLGECLQSDDEHLKETANWTQVMIARVVS; encoded by the exons ATGGCAATGGAGATCACTCAGTTTCTATTGGCTGCCCAATCACCAGATGCAAATATCCGTACTCAGGCAGAGGCTAGTCTTAGGCAGTTCCAAGAGCAGAGCTTGCCCCTTTTCCTCTTATCATTGTCAGTGGAGCTTGCAAACAATGAGAAGCCTTTGGAATCACGTAGGTTGGCTGGTATTGTTCTTAAAAACTCTTTAGATGCTAAAGATTCTGTGAGAAAGGAACATCTTGTTCAGCAATGGATGGCAATTGAAATTTCCATGAAAGCACAAATCAAAGACTTGCTCCTGAGGACTCTTGGGTCATCTGCATCAGAAGCAAGACACACTTCTGCCCAAGTAATTGCAAAAGTTGCTTCCATTGAGATTCCACGGAAGCAGTGGCCTGAGCTTATCGGATCATTGCTTAAGAATATGACCCAGCAAGATAGTCCTGCAGCTTTGAAACAGGCAACATTGGAAACTCTTGGATATGTTTGTGAGGAGATATCCCACCAGGATCTTGTGCAGGATGAAGTGAACTCTGTTCTCACTGCTGTTGTCCAAGGCATGAACCTTGCTGAACATAGTTGTGAAGTACGCCTTGCTGCTACAAAGGCCTTATATAATGCCTTAGATTTTGCTCAGACCAACTTTGAAAATGATATGGAGCGGAATTACATAATGAAGGTGGTATGCGAGACAGCAATTTCTAAAGAGGCAGATATCAGGCAGGCTGCTTTTGAGTGTCTTGTTTCTATAGCGTCAACATACTATGATGTGCTTGAACCTTATATGCAGACCCTCTTCCAGCTCACATCAAATGCTGTGAAAGGGGATGAAGAGAGTGTTGCCCTCCAAGCAATAGAATTCTGGAGCTCCATTTGTGATGAAGAGATAGAGCTTCAAGAATATGGGACCCTTGAAGGTGGAGATTCGGGGTCTACTCATTCACGCTTCATAGAAAAGGCCCTCCCATATCTTGTTCCTTTGTTGTTGGATACTTTGTTGAAACAGGAGGAGGATCAGGATCAGGATGATAGCATTTGGAATATATCCATGTCAGGGGGCACCTGTCTAGGTCTTGTTGCTAGAACTGTTGGGGATTCTGTTGTGAAACTAGTAATGCCCTTTGTAGAGGGTAATATTCTGAAGCCAGATTGGCATTGTCGTGAGGCAGCCACATATGCATTTGGCTCAATTCTAGAAGGCCCTAGCCTTGAAACATTAGGTCCGCTTGTTTCTAATGGCTTGGATTTTCTGCTTAATGCGATGAGGGATGAAAATAATCATGTTAAGGACACAACTGCATGGGCTCTTAGTcgtatttttgagtttttgcaCTGTCCTGCCAGTGGATTTTCTGTGGTTTCCCCAGAGAACCTGGAAAGGATTGTAACTGTCTTGCTGGAGAGTATTAATGATGCTCCAAATGTAGCTGAGAAGGTTTGTGGGGCAATCTATTACCTTGCACAGGGATATGAAGATGCTGGAACAAATTCCTCACTTCTAACTCAATACATCCCTAGGATAATCTCTGAACTTCTCAAAACTGCTGAGCGGTCAGATGGGAGCGATTCTAAGATCAGGACTTCTGCTTATGAAACATTGAACGAGGTTGTTAGGTCGTCCAATATTGTGGAAACATCTCAAATTATTTTGGAACTGCTCAAAAGCGTCTTGCATAAGTTGGGGCAGACTATAGATCTTCAAATTGTCTCATCAGACGATAGAGAGAAGCAAGGGGACTTGCAAGCATCCCTTTGTGCTGTTATCCAGGTGATTGTCCAAAAGCTTAGCAGCACTGATGAGACCAAGCCCAGTATACTTCAGGCTGCAGATACAATTATGTTTCTGTTCCTCAGGGTTTTTGCTTGCCGCAGATCTACTGTGCACGAGGAAGCAATGCTTGCAATTGGTGCACTGGCTCATGCCTCTGGTCCAGAATTTGAGAAGTACATGCCTGAGCTATATAAGTACCTGGAGATGGGATTACAGAATTTTGAGGAATATGAGGTTTGTGCCATCACAGTTGGGGTGATTGGTGACATTTGCCGTGCATTGGAGGACAAGGTCTTACCTTACTGTGATGGGATCATGAACCACCTTGTCCGCAATCTCCAAAGTGCTGAACTCCACCGGTCAGTTAAGCCTCCAATATTTGCCTGCTTTGGTGATGTTGCTCTTGGGATAGGTGAGCAATTCTCTAAGTACGTTGAGCCTACAGTAGCAATGATGCGGAGCGCTGCTGAGGTCTGTGCTCAGATGGACAATAGTGATGAGGAGTTGATGGATTATGGCAACCAGCTTAAGCGTAGCATATTTGAAGCTTATTCTGGTATTCTTCAGGGATTCAAAGATTCCAAGCCTGAGTTGATGCTGCCACATGCTGGTCATCTTTTCCAGTTCATAGAAGTGGTTTTCAGAGAGAAATATAG GGATGAGAGTGTCACAAAAGCAGCAGTTGCCGTGATGGGTGATCTGGCGGATGCTCTTGGTCCTAACACAAAGATACTGTTCAAAGACAACGCATTCTGCATTCAATTTCTTGGCGAGTGTCTTCAATCCGACGACGAACATCTCAAAGAGACTGCAAACTGGACCCAAGTGATGATCGCTCGCGTTGTTTCATGA
- the LOC7488712 gene encoding uncharacterized protein LOC7488712, with protein sequence MEENSVFMEENSEQGIDVNRPRKLNLNLPLLSTRRLGGHAGKEETCYATKSQAALQDTSDRIPFCWEQAPGKPKDGDSNDIHEAGTPQPRLPPCRWHLQNEAAKNGDPNCFVSLDDHDDGCDADADADDDDDGDGEEIDVFSDAIDVLSLTEAIDIAQKSNDGHRLDRLNLESVNATDSQSLNFMMERFLPDATALAASSALCAFSNLNKKLPYPYNYSEEYVSRTVGQSHPSEASHKGCGLELLFPWRLKHKLCGVKSPARQVSPNVQPQYCSTKQKKLCSLNRPLRDLHKDI encoded by the coding sequence ATGGAAGAAAATAGTGTGTTTATGGAAGAAAATAGTGAACAAGGGATCGATGTCAATCGCCCGAGAAAGCTGAACTTAAACCTGCCCCTCTTATCGACTAGGCGGCTGGGTGGCCACGCCGGTAAGGAAGAAACCTGTTATGCAACAAAGTCACAGGCTGCTTTACAGGATACGAGTGATAGGATCCCATTTTGTTGGGAACAAGCTCCTGGCAAGCCCAAGGACGGGGATAGTAATGACATCCATGAAGCAGGAACTCCTCAGCCGAGGCTCCCACCATGCAGATGGCATCTACAAAATGAAGCAGCAAAAAATGGCGACCCCAATTGTTTCGTCAGCCTGGATGATCATGATGATGGTTGTGATGCTGATGCTGATGctgatgacgatgacgatggCGATGGCGAAGAGATTGACGTGTTTTCAGATGCCATAGATGTTTTGTCATTGACAGAAGCAATAGACATTGCCCAGAAATCCAACGATGGTCACAGACTAGACAGGCTAAATTTAGAGAGTGTGAACGCAACTGATAGCCAGTCTCTAAATTTCATGATGGAGCGGTTTCTGCCGGATGCCACTGCATTAGCTGCATCATCTGCACTTTGCGCGTTCAGTAATCTCAACAAGAAGCTCCCATATCCATACAATTATTCAGAGGAGTACGTCTCAAGAACAGTAGGGCAATCACATCCATCAGAGGCTTCACATAAAGGTTGTGGCCTGGAACTCCTGTTCCCTTGGCGCTTGAAGCACAAGCTCTGTGGTGTAAAGAGTCCTGCGAGACAAGTCTCACCAAATGTCCAGCCTCAGTACTGTtctacaaaacaaaagaaactctGTTCACTTAATAGGCCTTTGAGAGATCTACATAAAGATATTTGA
- the LOC7488713 gene encoding ethylene-overproduction protein 1: MQHNIFTTMRSLKFPEGCKGTQVYAINPTGGEGGGGGCGGKVGEKFLQHLQDLRANSIRTKSSRNSHPPTNQTTRTNVSVESLLPAGSPTVDLMEPHIEPCLKSVDFVESLAAVYKKVEDSSQFEKSERFLEQCAVFKGLCDPKLFRNSLRGARQHAVDVHSKVVLASWLRFERREDELIGLSAMDCCGRNLECPRACLVPGYDPESVNDPCVCSRGELEGGVLMGNGGECSTSDIDEAAGGGGGDDDDCDMSFCIGDDEIRGVRYNVASLSRPFRSMLYGEFKESRREKINFSQNGISAEGMRAAMIFSRTKRLGSFELKIVLELLSLANRFCCEELKSACDAHLASLVCDMEEAMMLIEYGLEEGAYLLVAACLQVILRELPFSMHNPYVMKLFCGSEGRERLASVGHASFLLYYFLSQIAMEEEMKSNNTVMLLERLGECATEDWQKQLAYHQLGVVMLERTEYKDAQKWFEEAVEAGHIYSSVGVARAKYNRGHKYSAYKMMNSLISDHTPVGWMYQERSLYCTGKEKLMDLNTATELDPTLSFPYKCRAVLLVQENKLESAISELNKIIGFKVSPDCLELRAWISIVLEDYEGALRDVRALLTLDPNYMMFYGKKHGDQLVELLRPLVQQYSQADCWMQLYDRWSSVDDIGSLAVVHQMLANDPRKSLLWFRQSLLLLRLNCQKAAMRSLRLARNYSTSDHEKLVYEGWILYDTGHREEALSKAEQSISIQRSFEAFFLKAYALADSSLDPESSKYVIQLLEEALRCPSDGLRKGQALNNLGSVYVDCEKFDLAADCYMSALEIKHTRAHQGLARVYHLKNQRKAAYDEMTKLIEKARNNASAYEKRSEYCDRDMAKSDLSTATQLDPLRTYPYRYRAAVLMDDHKEAEAIRELARVIAFKPDLQLLHLRAAFYDSMGDTSCTLRDCEAALCLDPNHTGTIELYKRARERGNEPEK; the protein is encoded by the exons atgcaACACAATATATTCACGACAATGCGTAGCTTGAAATTCCCGGAGGGATGTAAAGGAACTCAAGTTTATGCTATCAATCCAACCGGCGGTGAAGGTGGCGGCGGCGGCTGTGGCGGTAAGGTTGGGGAGAAGTTTTTGCAACACTTGCAAGATCTAAGAGCGAATTCGATTCGGACGAAATCGAGTAGAAATTCGCATCCACCGACTAACCAGACAACAAGAACTAATGTATCAGTCGAAAGTTTATTGCCAGCTGGTTCTCCGACCGTTGATCTCATGGAGCCACATATTGAGCCGTGTCTTAAATCTGTGGATTTCGTCGAATCATTAGCTGCTGTCTATAAAAAGGTTGAGGATTCTTCACAATTTGAGAAATCAGAGAGATTTTTAGAACAATGCGCGGTGTTTAAGGGTTTATGTGATCCGAAATTGTTTCGGAATAGTCTAAGGGGTGCGAGACAGCATGCTGTGGATGTGCATTCCAAGGTTGTTTTGGCTTCGTGGTTGAGGTTTGAGAGGAGGGAGGATGAGTTGATTGGTTTGTCGGCTATGGATTGTTGTGGAAGAAATTTAGAATGCCCTAGGGCTTGTTTGGTGCCGGGGTATGATCCGGAATCGGTGAATGATCCTTGCGTGTGTTCGAGAGGGGAGCTGGAGGGGGGTGTTTTGATGGGGAACGGAGGAGAATGCTCGACTTCGGATATCGATGAGGCTGCTGGAGGcggtggtggtgatgatgatgattgtgaTATGTCATTTTGTATTGGTGATGATGAGATCAGGGGTGTGAGGTATAATGTGGCGTCGCTTTCGAGGCCTTTTAGATCAATGTTGTATGGGGAGTTTAAAGAATCAAGGAGGGAGAAGATAAATTTTTCGCAGAATGGGATATCAGCAGAGGGAATGAGGGCGGCAATGATATTTAGCAGGACAAAAAGATTGGGTTCGTTTGAACTAAAGATTGTTTTAGAGCTTCTTTCCTTGGCAAACAGGTTTTGCTGTGAGGAATTGAAGTCGGCTTGTGATGCCCATTTGGCATCTTTGGTTTGTGATATGGAGGAAGCCATGATGCTAATTGAGTATGGATTGGAGGAGGGTGCGTATCTTTTGGTGGCAGCTTGTTTACAGGTGATTTTGAGAGAGCTTCCATTTTCAATGCACAATCCTTATGTGATGAAACTGTTTTGTGGATCTGAGGGTAGGGAGAGATTGGCTTCGGTAGGCCATGCTTCATTTTTGTTGTATTATTTTCTGAGCCAGATTGCTATGGAGGAAGAGATGAAATCTAACAACACTGTGATGCTTTTGGAGAGACTGGGAGAATGTGCCACCGAAGATTGGCAGAAACAGCTTGCCTATCACCAGTTAGGTGTTGTTATGCTCGAAAGAACAGAGTATAAAGATGCCCAGAAATGGTTCGAAGAAGCAGTTGAAGCAGGTCATATATACTCGTCGGTGGGTGTTGCAAGGGCCAAATACAATCGCGGGCACAAGTATTCAGCATACAAGATGATGAACTCGCTGATTTCTGATCATACACCAGTTGGGTGGATGTACCAAGAGAGGTCTTTATATTGTACTGGAAAGGAGAAGCTGATGGATTTGAATACAGCAACTGAATTGGATCCAACACTTTCATTCCCATACAAGTGTCGGGCTGTTTTGTTGGTGCAGGAGAACAAACTTGAATCAGCTATCTCagaactaaataaaattattggtttCAAAGTCTCTCCTGATTGTCTTGAATTACGGGCCTGGATTTCCATTGTGTTGGAGGATTATGAAGGAGCCCTAAGAGATGTCCGTGCTCTTTTGACTTTGGATCCAAATTACATGATGTTTTATGGGAAGAAGCATGGTGACCAACTAGTAGAACTCCTCCGTCCTCTGGTTCAGCAATACAGTCAGGCAGACTGCTGGATGCAACTGTATGATAGATGGTCCTCTGTTGACGATATAGGCTCCCTTGCTGTCGTACACCAAATGCTGGCAAATGACCCTAGGAAGAGCCTTCTATGGTTCCGacaatctcttcttcttttacg GCTAAATTGTCAAAAGGCTGCGATGCGAAGTTTGCGGCTGGCTAGAAATTATTCTACTTCCGACCATGAGAAACTTGTCTATGAAGGATGGATCTTGTATGACACTGGGCACCGTGAAGAAGCACTATCCAAGGCTGAGCAGTCTATTTCAATTCAGAGATCATTTGAAGCCTTTTTCCTTAAAGCTTATGCTTTAGCAGATTCAAGCCTTGATCCCGAGTCCTCAAAGTATGTTATCCAACTTTTGGAGGAGGCTCTTAGGTGCCCTTCAGATGGCCTCCGGAAAGGACAA GCACTGAACAATCTAGGGAGTGTATATGTTGACTGTGAGAAGTTTGATCTTGCCGCTGACTGTTACATGAGCGCACTTGAGATCAAGCATACAAGAGCACATCAAGGTCTGGCACGTGTATATCATCTAAAAAATCAACGGAAAGCTGCATATGATGAGATGACAAAACTGATTGAGAAAGCAAGGAATAATGCTTCAGCTTATGAGAAGCGTTCAGAGTACTGTGATCGTGACATGGCAAAGAGTGATCTTAGCACAGCAACACAACTAGATCCATTGAGGACATACCCATACAGATACAGGGCAGCAG TTTTAATGGATGATCACAAAGAAGCGGAAGCCATAAGAGAGCTTGCAAGGGTCATAGCTTTCAAGCCAGACTTACAGCTGCTGCATCTTCGAGCAGCATTTTATGATTCAATGGGCGATACTAGCTGCACCCTTAGAGACTGTGAAGCAGCTCTCTGTCTTGATCCCAATCACACTGGTACCATTGAGCTCTATAAGAGAGCACGGGAACGGGGAAATGAACCAGAAAAATGA